The window cttccctaaaagtTGCATTAAAAACCTGTAACTATACATTGGTTCAACACCGAGAGAAAGCTCCTTCTTGTGGGGGAACATaggaaattttcaaagcaatgaaGCCAACTAGACAGGTGCATTTGGGGGATTGGATTCAACAGGCCCGGCAaggtttgtttcctttgcttctctcttaAAAGCCTCATAGACGGAGTCTTTGGTGACCGTTTTGGCCGGAGCTGGAACTTCCGCGATCCCAACGTGATTTTTCTTGGCTATCCTGGAACTGGTGGTGATGGTGTACGCATTGCTTCTGTAGCATTTCATGGCGGACATGCAACAAATCTCTTCCACCCCTCTTCTGAAGTTGGCATTGTAGATGGAGTAGATGGTTGGCTTTGAGGCTGAAGAACTGAACGAGATCCAGGTGATGGCCAGGAAAACCAAGGAGCTTGTTCTGTAGTCTGTTTCCTGCGGGTGCCACAGCTGGACCACGTAAAaagggagccaggacaggagaAACACCGAGTTTAACATCAGGAACATCTTGATGGTGTTCACCTTGGTTCTTGGGACAATATTCATCGTCCTCCTGACAGTCATGCCATCGGTGCCAAATCTCCAAATGTGCTTGATGACCTTCTGGTAGAAGAGCATAATGGCGATGGATGGGATCAGCAAGACCACCAAGAGGTGGATGATACTGTAGGCAGCTCCTTCCCAAGAAGTGGGGAGAAAGAAGTTGCAGTGGTCGTCGCTGTCGGAGccatagaaaaagaaagccgGTGATGCCAATGCAGCCTCAAAGAGCCAAGAGGCCAGAAtcattttcttggctttctctCGGGACACTTTGAAGCTCAGGGGGTAGACGATAGCGTAGAACCGATCCACGCATATGGAGAGGAGCACGTACATCTGGACTCCAGGGGTGAGGTACTGTATGTACCTTACCAGCTTGCACATCACGTTCCCCAGCGGCCACCTGCCATAGGTAAACTGGAGCAGCACGAAGGGCACGCTTGCGACGCTGCTGAGAAGGTCTGCGCAAGCCACGGAGACAACAAAATAGTTGGTGGTGGATTGTATCCTCCTGCTCCTGCGGATCACTAAGCAAACGAGGGAGTTTCCAAAGATGGAAACCAGCCACAACGCTCCCAAAACCATGCTGGCTACTGCAATTTCCCCCGGCCTCAGGTCATACTGCAAGACAGTGTGGTTCCTGCTTGAGCTGGGCCCTATGGCTGACTCTGTCATCTCGTAGCCAGCTGGAGGGTTGGAGGTTTCGGGGTCGCTcttgttctgcagcaggagcaataaagttgggagaagaaaaggaccGCTGCTGTTATCCATGCTGTGGGCAAACATGGCCACCTCTTTTGCTCAGGCtgcatggagagaggagaaaagaagagaagagaagagaagagaggttaTCTTTAACAAGTATGTGTGAAACACCTTCCTTAGCAATGAGAAGTACTTGTAAGTCgttgtgttggatttgcgtggcaaggttttggtagtgggggggggctgcaggggtggcttctgtgagaagctgctggaagcttcccctgtgtctgacagagctaatgccagccggctccaagatggacccgcccctggccaaggccaagccaatcagcgcctctgtgataacatagttaagaagggaaaaaccagctagagagagcttttgcagccagagagaggagtgagaagatgcaagaaactctgcagacacccaggtcagcgcagaaggagggggaggaggtgctccaggcgccggagcagagatccccctgcagcccatggtgaagaccatggtgaagcaggctgtccccctgcagcccatggagggaggatgagggggtgtagagattccacctgcagcccgtggaggaccccacgccggagcaggtggaggcagctgaaggaggctgtggcccgtgggaagcccacgctggagcaagctcctggcaggacctgtggacccgtggagagaggagcccacaccagagcaggtttgctggcaggacttgtgaccccgtggggaccccacgccggagcagtctgctcctgaaggtctgcaccccgtgggagagactgacgttggagaagtttgtgaaggactgtctcccgtgagagggactccatgctggagcaggggtacgatgagaggagccctccccctgaggacaaagaagcggcagaaacaccgtgtgatgaactgaccgtaacccccattccccgtctccctgtgccgctgggggggggggggggcggaggttggagccgggagtgaagttgagcccgggaagatgggaggggtggggggaggtgttttaagatttggtttgatttctcattgctctactctgttttgcttagtaataaatgagatgaatttcctctctcagttcagtctgttttgctcgtgacggtagTTAGTGAGTGATGTCTGCCTGTCCTTctctcgacccacaagctttttgttatacctcttctcccctgcctagtgaaggaggggagtgatagagcggctctggtgggcacctggcccccagccagggtcaacccaccacagtcgTATACGTCCTACTGCAAGCAGATGATTTCAGAGAAAGGCTCAGAAATAGACAGCGAGACTCTCTGGTAGAGGAGAGGCCATTGAGTTTCATGCCGATTTTGATGAATGACCCGAGTCTTTGAGGACAggcatttctgtcttctgagagATACCTGTCCCTTTCAGAGGTAGAGACTGTGGTGCAGGTTCACCAACACTGGTGACCTGCAGGCTGAGTGAGCGGAATATGCCCCACTCATCCCAGAAATGAGCCGTGCTTCCCAATGTCTGTGGAAGCTGCAAAAACCCAGACCCACTTCTCACTCGACGTTACATAAACCCATCCTGTAGACCGACAGAGGAGGTGTTTCCTTCACCGAGAGGTGGAATGGGGGGTAATATCTTCCACGCTCATAACATCTGCCTCAGGAAGGATGCtagcagccccagcctgctcccgTGCAGTCCTTAGTAACCTTGGTGTTACTGTCCCTAATATCCCTGAATCTTTTTGTTCTGGGTGTAATTTTGGAAGACCAGCCAGGTCTGGAATTTTTGAAGACAAGGCAGCACAGCGAGAGGACTGACTCCAGGCTGGGTGGGCGCTGCTCACCGTGAATCCTCCTCACGCCTTCCACAGTGAGGAAGTGTTCACCGAGAGCTGGCCATCGTATGCCTTTAAGAGTCTCTCCTGAACGCCAAGGCTGTCCCCGCATGCCCTTGCCTCCTTAGTTCCCTTCCCCGTCAAGGGCAGCGTTTCCCTCTGTCACCCTGAGAACAAGGTGGCACGACCCCCTCCCCACAAAAcctgcagaagatttttttttctgcatggcaGAGTTTTGATTTAGAAGGAAAACTCTGGAGGAAGAGGTCAATGGCCTCACGCAGCTGAGATGCGGGGGGATTCCCAGCAGCGGAGCCCCGGGCCGTGTCGGCTGAACTGTCACTAGGTGCGACTGGCGTCAGCTGTTGAGGAGGATCTCTGTGCGCCCGGGAGAAAACCCTGGGAGAGGGTCGACGTCCTTACCTTGGTCAGGGACCTCCCAAGCAGCAAGTCTGacccttcccagctcccagcagagcccGTCCTGCAGCGACCCGAGGGCTGTGCAGGTCTGTGGGTGACCCACGGGGCAACTGAAGGGTTGCCCTGAGCAACTGACACCAACACACAACACGGAGCCTCTGGCACAGCTGTGTCACGGGGAAGCCCTTGCTCAGCTCTGGGAAGGGACCCAGTCACCTTGTCGTGGCCTTGGGATGTGCCAAATTTCTGAGCTCATCAGTCCCCTGTGGAcacgatctttaaggtcccttgtAAGCCAAACCATT of the Grus americana isolate bGruAme1 chromosome 1, bGruAme1.mat, whole genome shotgun sequence genome contains:
- the LOC129195502 gene encoding probable G-protein coupled receptor 19, which translates into the protein MFAHSMDNSSGPFLLPTLLLLLQNKSDPETSNPPAGYEMTESAIGPSSSRNHTVLQYDLRPGEIAVASMVLGALWLVSIFGNSLVCLVIRRSRRIQSTTNYFVVSVACADLLSSVASVPFVLLQFTYGRWPLGNVMCKLVRYIQYLTPGVQMYVLLSICVDRFYAIVYPLSFKVSREKAKKMILASWLFEAALASPAFFFYGSDSDDHCNFFLPTSWEGAAYSIIHLLVVLLIPSIAIMLFYQKVIKHIWRFGTDGMTVRRTMNIVPRTKVNTIKMFLMLNSVFLLSWLPFYVVQLWHPQETDYRTSSLVFLAITWISFSSSASKPTIYSIYNANFRRGVEEICCMSAMKCYRSNAYTITTSSRIAKKNHVGIAEVPAPAKTVTKDSVYEAFKREAKETNLAGPVESNPPNAPV